CTATCTGGATGAGAAAAAGATGGTGATTGATTATGATCAATCCTGCTCCTACTCTGACTCCTTATCCGATCTTCCAGTGATGCAGTTGGTGAGTCAGCGATACTTTATTAACAAGCGCGTCCCAGAGATGGAGGCATTGTCGTGGGGGAGATAAAAGGGCGCCATACAGGCAAGTTGTTGATGCTGGTCTCCGCTTTTCTTACAGCGACGGGCCAACTGTTCTGGAAGTGGGGGCTGACCGAGTGGATCTACCTGGGCATCGGCTTTCTGTGTTATGGACTGGGTGCCATTTTGATGATCAAGGCGTTTGCTTTGGAAAAGCTGTCTGTGGCCTATCCTTTGATGTGTGCCAGCTATGTGTTTGCGCTGATCTATGGATACTTTTTGTTAGGAGAAGAAATTACGGTGCAGAAGTTGGCCGCTGTTGTGCTGCTTGGAATCGGGGTGACGTTGACCAGTGTTGATCGATAGCTGGATGATTGCTGTATTAATTGCAATGACCCTGTGTGGAGCGATGGGAGGAGCGGGTTTGAAAGCCTACGCCACCAGTCGCAAAAAGCTGCATGTTCTAATGGGACTTGGATTCTATGGTACAGGTGCGATGCTGAACATTGTATTGTTGAAATTTCTTCCCTTAACGGTTGTGCTGCCTGCCAATGCGTTAACGTATGTGTGGACGCTCATTATAGCGCGCTTTGCCTTTAAGGAAGCAGTGGGTCCTTTGCGCTGGATCGGTGTCGCTTGTATTATGGGCGGGTTGTTTTTATTGGTTTTCTAGAATAATTGAAACTGGATGTGAGCGCATGAAATTTTTGGACTACATATTTTATAATCGCAGAACCAATTGGACGGCATTTGGCCTGTTTGCGGGTTTTGCTCTTTTTTACGGTCTCATGAATGGACCTTACG
Above is a window of Paenibacillus sp. E222 DNA encoding:
- a CDS encoding EamA family transporter; translated protein: MLVSAFLTATGQLFWKWGLTEWIYLGIGFLCYGLGAILMIKAFALEKLSVAYPLMCASYVFALIYGYFLLGEEITVQKLAAVVLLGIGVTLTSVDR
- a CDS encoding permease, which produces MLIDSWMIAVLIAMTLCGAMGGAGLKAYATSRKKLHVLMGLGFYGTGAMLNIVLLKFLPLTVVLPANALTYVWTLIIARFAFKEAVGPLRWIGVACIMGGLFLLVF